Proteins encoded by one window of Salvia splendens isolate huo1 chromosome 7, SspV2, whole genome shotgun sequence:
- the LOC121810487 gene encoding uncharacterized protein LOC121810487, whose translation MYRSASMNRFSDDHYSYYGSSSPSSKVPTALRALSDDSANELPMYEPLSDAAKKERSRAKFAEKAVHAIPLVLLFCAFILWIFSNPDIKLRGTIAEEIKGMSKLSSDDTGHLPLHLGDLPGTANTIFSRNTP comes from the exons ATGTATCGATCGGCCAGTATGAATAGGTTTTCCGACGACCATTACAGCTATTATGGCTCGTCGTCGCCATCTTCAAAAGTCCCAACCGCCCTGAGGGCGTTGTCCGATGATAGTGCCAACGAGCTGCCAATGTACGAGCCGCTATCGGATGCAGCTAAGAAGGAAAGATCAAGAGCCAAGTTTGCGGAGAAGGCCGTTCATGCCATCCCTTTAGTGCTTCTTTTCTGCGCTTTCATTCTGTGGATTTTTTCTAATCCGG ATATCAAGTTAAGAGGTACAATTGCAGAAGAAATAAAAGGAATGTCAAAGTTAAGCAGCGATGATACAGGACATTTACCTCTGCACCTTGGCGATTTGCCGGGTACCGCCAATACTATTTTCTCACGGAATACACCATGA
- the LOC121810910 gene encoding peptide methionine sulfoxide reductase A1-like, giving the protein MLLQTTATMSIATPPLSSLFKPPFSFPNLKPFNSPPKFHSVKPSPLRMSWLNKLGFGLRSAADSSVESSSSAIAQGPDDDIPAPGQQFAQFGLGCFWGPELAYQRVPGVTKTEVGYTQGYLHNPTYEDICSGTTNHSEVVRVQYDPKECSYDTLLDAFWERHDPTTPNRQGNDVGTQYRSGIYFYTPEQEKAALESRDRQQKLLNRKIVTEILPAKKFYRAEEYHQQYLAKGGRFGFRQSSEKGCNDPIRCYG; this is encoded by the exons ATGCTGCTCCAAACGACAGCTACCATGAGCATAGCCACACCCCCACTCTCCTCCCTCTTCAAACCCCCTTTCTCCTTCCCCAATCTCAAACCCTTCAATTCTCCTCCCAAATTCCACTCCGTCAAACCCTCTCCCCTCAGAATGAGCTGGCTCAACAAGCTTGGCTTCGGCCTCCGCTCCGCCGCCGATTCCTCTGTCgaatcctcctcctccgccatAGCGCAGGGCCCCGACGACGACATCCCCGCTCCTGGCCAGCAGTTCGCCCAATTCGGTTTGGGCTGCTTTTGGGGGCCCGAGCTCGCCTATCAGAGGGTGCCAGGTGTCACCAAAACCGAGGTTGGTTACACGCAGGGCTATTTGCATAATCCGACCTACGAGGATATATGCTCCGGCACCACCAATCACTCCGAGGTCGTCCGCGTTCAGTACGACCCCAAGGAGTGCAGCTATGATACGCTGCTTGATGCTTTTTGGGAAAGGCATGATCCCACCACTCCCAATCGCCAG GGGAACGACGTAGGAACTCAATACAGATCTGGGATTTACTTCTACACACCGGAACAAGAGAAAGCAGCATTGGAATCGAGGGACAGGCAACAAAAGCTTCTGAACAGGAAGATAGTGACTGAGATATTGCCTGCCAAGAAGTTTTACAGAGCTGAAGAGTATCACCAGCAATACCTTGCAAAGGGTGGCCGATTCGGTTTCAGGCAATCATCTGAGAAAGGCTGCAACGATCCAATTCGTTGCTACGGGTGA
- the LOC121810488 gene encoding glutathione S-transferase T2-like yields the protein MSQANMSALNTPHGWSEQEDMALMSAWCFVSTNAVVGTNQTSIHLWQNVLKLYEQTRKENSRIGEQRSLESLKQRYKRLNANVTKWVGAYKKVHDRATSSQFKEDIEKAAQQLYGKSKFTHHKVFEEVMRLYPKWELKLNSTGSTRFQPDEDSLEESRGSSERDQAKAKAKRKGKEVATPSYTIPNDFTAALREMRVKRERECDIQERKIKAASDIQERNIKAAILTPLMARRDLTPEEEDLKRNLIAELFGK from the exons ATGTCACAGGCCAACATGAGTGCTTTAAACACTCCACATGGTTGGAGTGAGCAAGAAGACATGGCATTAATGTCTGCTTGGTGTTTCGTGAGCACGAATGCAGTTGTTGGCACCAACCAAACTAGTATCCATCTATGGCAAAATGTTCTTAAACTATATGAGCagacaagaaaagaaaattcaagaattggtgAACAAAGAAGTTTAGAGTCATTGAAACAGCGCTACAAACGACTCAACGCAAATGTCACAAAATGGGTTGGTGCATACAAAAAAGTGCATGATCGAGCTACGAGTAGCCAATTTAAAGAGGACATTGAGAAAGCCGCTCAACAACTGTATGGTAAGAGCAAATTTACTCACCATAAGGTGTTTGAGGAGGTGATGAGACTCTATCCCAAGtgggaattgaaattgaatagcACTGGCTCAACGCGTTTCCAGCCAGATGAAGATAGTCTTGAAGAAAGTCGTGGGAGCTCAGAAAG AGATCAAGCTAAGGCTAAGGCTAAAAGAAAAGGCAAAGAAGTTGCAACACCATCATACACAATTCCTAATGATTTCACTGCAGCACTGCGTGAAATGAGAGTCAAGCGTGAAAGGGAATGCGATATTCAGGAACGGAAGATCAAAGCAGCTAGTGATATTCAGGAACGGAACATCAAGGCAGCTATCCTTACTCCGCTGATGGCTAGGAGGGACTTAACTCCAGAAGAAGAAGATCTGAAACGCAATCTCATTGCAGAATTGTTTGGGAAGTGA
- the LOC121741148 gene encoding protein mago nashi homolog — protein sequence MADGVDDGEFYLRYYVGHKGKFGHEFLEFEFRPDGKLRYANNSNYKNDTMIRKEIFLTPAVLKECRRIVSDSEIMKEDDNNWPEPDRVGRQELEIVMGNEHISFTTSKIGSLVDVQTSKDPEGLRIFYYLVQDLKCFVFSLISLHFKIKPI from the exons ATGGCCGACGGCGTCGACGACGGAGAGTTCTACCTGCGTTACTACGTTGGACACAAAGgaaaattcggccacgagttcCTCGAATTCGAGTTCCGTCCCGACGGAAAGCTTCGCTATGCCAACAACTCCAACTACAAGAACGATACCATGATTCGCAAGGAGATCTTCCTCACCCCCGCGGTGCTCAAGGAGTGCCGCCGCATTGTTTCTGATTCCGAG ATAATGAAGGAAGACGACAACAATTGGCCGGAGCCTGACCGCGTGGGAAGGCAAGAGCTGGAAATTGTGATGGGGAATGAACATATCTCTTTCACTACATCGAAGATTGGATCTCTGGTGGATGTTCAGACTAGCAAGGATCCCGAGGGTTTGAGGATCTTTTACTATCTTGTTCAG GACCTTAAATGTTTTGTCTTCTCGCTTATCTCACTACATTTTAAGATCAAGCCCATATGA